A single genomic interval of Devosia oryziradicis harbors:
- a CDS encoding NAD+ synthase, which translates to MARHRQRPPTTQLGQPVTDRLRIALAQLNPKVGDLAGNLALARGALADAVAAKADILLLSELFLTGYFPDDLLFKPKFIADAMQAARDLVADTAGTDVVLILPTVWLEKTGLHNAVVVAEDGRIIATRLKRELPNSDVFYERRYFVPGPLTEPVLIKGVPIGIPICEDIWHPSVCEHLAMRGAEIMLCPNGSPYWTNKQHVRKDLVRARVAEDDVPMLYLNQVGGQDELVFDGASFGMEPGNKLVFQGKSFQTDFIVSDWVRGDNGWVCVQGEVVDLTTTDEAPWLACVLGLRDYVHKNGFKQVVLGLSGGIDSAVVAAMAVDALGAENVHCIMLPYRYTSEASLKDAKDCAERLGVRYDVVSIGDPVDQALAELAPIFDNRPADLAEENIQSRMRGVVLMAVSNKLGSMLLTTGNKSEMGVGYATIYGDMNGGYNPLKDMFKMDVYRLAGWRNSHVPGDCKGPAGEVIPQAIIAKAPSAELRPNQTDQDSLPPYPVLDAILKGIVEDELSLAEIVAQGYDQALVERIERLLNIAEYKRRQSAPGPKLTVKAFGLGRKYPITNGYKDRTIG; encoded by the coding sequence ATGGCAAGGCACCGACAGCGTCCGCCCACCACCCAGTTAGGCCAGCCCGTGACCGACCGCCTCCGAATTGCGCTTGCTCAGCTCAATCCCAAGGTCGGCGACCTCGCCGGCAACCTGGCATTGGCCCGTGGGGCCCTGGCCGATGCCGTTGCCGCCAAGGCCGACATCCTCCTGCTCTCCGAGCTTTTCCTCACCGGCTATTTCCCTGACGATCTGCTGTTCAAGCCAAAATTCATCGCCGACGCCATGCAGGCAGCGCGCGACCTTGTCGCGGACACGGCGGGGACCGACGTTGTCCTCATCCTGCCCACCGTGTGGCTGGAAAAGACCGGCCTTCACAACGCGGTCGTGGTTGCTGAAGACGGCCGGATCATCGCTACCCGCCTCAAGCGCGAACTGCCCAATTCCGACGTCTTCTACGAACGGCGCTATTTCGTGCCGGGCCCGCTGACCGAGCCGGTGCTGATCAAGGGCGTGCCGATCGGTATCCCGATCTGCGAAGACATCTGGCACCCGAGCGTCTGCGAGCACCTGGCCATGCGCGGCGCCGAGATCATGCTCTGTCCCAATGGTTCTCCTTATTGGACCAACAAGCAGCATGTCCGCAAAGACCTCGTCCGCGCCCGCGTCGCCGAAGACGATGTGCCCATGCTCTATCTCAACCAGGTTGGTGGCCAGGACGAACTGGTGTTCGACGGTGCCTCCTTCGGCATGGAACCGGGCAACAAACTGGTCTTCCAGGGCAAGTCGTTCCAGACCGACTTCATCGTCTCCGACTGGGTGCGCGGCGACAACGGTTGGGTCTGCGTCCAGGGCGAGGTCGTCGACCTCACCACCACCGACGAAGCGCCCTGGCTCGCCTGCGTGCTCGGACTGCGCGATTACGTCCACAAAAATGGCTTCAAGCAGGTCGTGCTAGGTCTCTCCGGCGGCATCGACAGCGCCGTCGTTGCGGCAATGGCCGTCGATGCTCTCGGCGCTGAAAACGTCCACTGCATCATGCTGCCCTACCGCTACACATCCGAGGCCAGCCTCAAGGACGCCAAGGATTGCGCAGAGCGCTTGGGCGTTCGCTACGACGTCGTTTCCATCGGCGATCCCGTCGACCAGGCACTGGCCGAGCTGGCCCCGATTTTCGACAACCGCCCTGCGGACCTTGCCGAGGAAAACATCCAGTCGCGCATGCGTGGCGTTGTGTTGATGGCGGTGTCCAACAAGCTGGGCTCCATGCTCCTGACCACCGGCAATAAGTCGGAAATGGGCGTCGGCTATGCCACCATCTATGGCGACATGAATGGCGGGTACAACCCGCTCAAGGACATGTTCAAGATGGATGTCTATCGCTTGGCCGGCTGGCGCAACAGCCATGTGCCCGGCGACTGCAAGGGCCCGGCAGGCGAGGTCATTCCCCAAGCCATCATTGCCAAGGCGCCCTCTGCCGAACTGCGCCCCAACCAGACCGATCAGGACAGCCTGCCGCCCTATCCGGTGCTCGATGCCATTCTCAAGGGCATCGTCGAGGATGAGTTGTCCCTCGCCGAGATCGTCGCCCAAGGCTATGACCAGGCGCTCGTCGAGCGCATCGAGCGCCTGCTCAATATCGCCGAATACAAGCGCCGCCAGTCTGCTCCGGGCCCCAAGCTGACCGTCAAGGCTTTCGGCCTGGGCCGCAAATACCCGATCACCAACGGTTACAAGGATCGGACGATAGGATGA
- a CDS encoding response regulator produces MVTRVLVVEDEIFVATEIEHVIEEMGLTSVGIAHDERSAMVLASQADVALVDLNLQDGPSGIRIGGTLAQAHGATVLFLTANPSQLGNGVAGALGVLAKPVSDGDLREALTYALGRRAGIEIAPPARLRLFEEATALSATG; encoded by the coding sequence ATGGTAACCAGGGTACTGGTGGTCGAAGACGAGATTTTCGTCGCTACCGAAATCGAACATGTGATCGAAGAGATGGGCCTGACGTCGGTGGGCATAGCCCATGACGAGCGTTCGGCGATGGTGCTGGCCTCGCAGGCAGACGTCGCCCTGGTCGATCTCAACCTGCAGGATGGACCCAGCGGAATCCGCATCGGGGGCACGCTGGCCCAGGCGCATGGCGCCACCGTGCTGTTCCTGACCGCAAACCCCAGCCAGCTCGGAAACGGCGTAGCCGGCGCCTTGGGCGTGCTGGCTAAACCGGTCAGCGACGGCGACCTGCGCGAAGCGCTGACCTATGCCCTGGGCCGGCGCGCAGGCATTGAAATTGCGCCCCCTGCCCGGCTGCGCCTGTTCGAGGAAGCTACCGCGCTCAGCGCGACCGGTTGA
- a CDS encoding PAS domain-containing sensor histidine kinase, which yields MPQSLFPSASPEARARLEQDPTLKLLNDFDWSSTPLGAIPDWPAGLKGAVRLMMVASTPMVMMVGDQGILIYNHAYAEFAGNRHPAIFGMPTLEAWPEIADFNRDNIERGLRRQSWSLRDQELVLNRHGQLESGWMDLHYSPIMGDDGQSLGTLCIVQETTDRVLTEKSLARSEERLSLALDGSGLVGTWDWDIANDIVTADDKFAALYNLDPLRAGLGVPISEFLAAIHPEDVARVNEQIEVALRDRIPFRSEYRLVSATDGEVHWVIASGRPRLGADGAPIRLPGVVVDVTEQRRTSDALAASELRFRTLADTMPQMVWSTLPDGFHDYYNKRWYEFTGVPEGTTDGEGWNGMFHPEDQERAWQAWRHSLETGEPYQIEYRLRHHSGAYRWTLGLARPIRDASGQIVRWFGTCTDIHETRLAAEERELVAQELSHRIKNIFAVLTGIISLSARSRPEAKVFADELRQRIYALGEAHDFLRPHSHISRPPENQGSLKSLIDRLMQPYRQDGEGRLVFEGDDAVVDDGAATPLALLFHELGTNSAKYGALSAAGGRVEISGRADGERYHLTWKEVGGPPITGEVELSGFGSRLIVLSIEGQLRGRMERLWEPGGLRVEIDMPTDALRRSARLA from the coding sequence ATGCCCCAGTCCTTGTTCCCCTCGGCCAGTCCTGAGGCACGCGCCCGCCTCGAGCAGGACCCGACGCTCAAGCTGCTCAACGACTTCGATTGGTCGAGCACGCCGCTGGGCGCGATTCCCGACTGGCCTGCAGGCCTCAAGGGCGCCGTTCGGCTGATGATGGTGGCTTCCACCCCCATGGTCATGATGGTCGGAGACCAGGGCATCCTTATCTACAACCACGCCTACGCCGAATTCGCCGGCAACCGGCATCCTGCCATCTTCGGCATGCCGACGCTCGAGGCCTGGCCGGAAATCGCCGATTTCAACCGCGACAACATCGAGCGCGGCCTCCGCCGACAGTCCTGGAGCCTGCGCGACCAGGAGCTCGTTCTCAACCGTCACGGCCAGCTGGAATCGGGCTGGATGGACCTCCACTACAGCCCCATCATGGGCGATGACGGCCAGTCCCTGGGCACATTGTGCATCGTGCAGGAGACAACCGACCGCGTGCTGACCGAGAAGTCCCTCGCGCGCAGCGAGGAGCGACTGTCGCTGGCCCTCGATGGATCGGGCCTCGTCGGCACGTGGGACTGGGATATTGCCAACGACATCGTCACAGCCGACGACAAGTTTGCGGCATTGTACAATCTCGACCCGCTCCGTGCCGGCCTGGGCGTGCCGATCTCCGAATTCCTGGCCGCGATCCATCCCGAAGATGTTGCGCGCGTAAACGAGCAGATCGAAGTTGCCCTGCGCGATCGCATCCCCTTCCGCAGCGAATACCGCCTCGTCTCCGCCACCGACGGGGAAGTCCATTGGGTCATCGCTTCGGGCCGACCGCGCCTCGGCGCCGATGGGGCGCCGATCCGCCTGCCTGGCGTCGTCGTCGATGTCACCGAGCAGCGTCGTACCTCCGACGCCCTGGCTGCCAGCGAGCTGCGCTTCCGGACCCTGGCCGACACCATGCCGCAAATGGTCTGGTCGACGCTCCCCGACGGCTTCCACGACTACTACAACAAGCGCTGGTACGAATTTACCGGCGTCCCCGAGGGGACGACCGATGGCGAAGGCTGGAACGGCATGTTCCATCCCGAAGACCAGGAACGCGCCTGGCAGGCCTGGCGTCACTCGCTGGAGACCGGCGAGCCGTACCAGATCGAATATCGCCTGCGGCACCACAGCGGTGCCTATCGCTGGACGCTGGGCCTGGCACGGCCTATCCGCGACGCCAGTGGCCAGATCGTCCGTTGGTTCGGAACCTGCACCGATATCCACGAGACCCGCCTGGCTGCCGAGGAACGCGAACTTGTGGCCCAGGAACTGAGCCACCGGATCAAGAACATCTTCGCCGTCCTGACCGGCATCATCAGCCTGTCCGCGCGCAGCCGGCCCGAGGCCAAGGTCTTCGCCGACGAATTGCGCCAGCGCATCTATGCCCTCGGGGAAGCACACGATTTCCTCCGTCCGCACAGCCACATTTCGCGTCCGCCGGAAAACCAGGGTTCGCTCAAGTCGCTGATCGACCGCCTGATGCAACCCTATCGCCAGGACGGTGAAGGCCGCCTGGTCTTCGAGGGGGACGATGCTGTCGTCGACGACGGGGCGGCGACGCCCCTGGCTTTGCTGTTTCACGAACTGGGCACCAATTCCGCCAAGTATGGCGCCCTGTCTGCCGCTGGCGGCAGGGTCGAGATTTCCGGCCGCGCGGATGGCGAGCGCTACCATTTGACCTGGAAGGAAGTAGGCGGTCCACCCATAACCGGGGAAGTGGAACTGAGCGGCTTCGGATCACGCCTCATCGTGCTGAGCATCGAGGGACAGCTGCGCGGGCGCATGGAGCGGTTGTGGGAGCCCGGCGGGCTCCGGGTCGAGATCGACATGCCGACCGACGCGCTCCGGCGTTCGGCGCGGCTCGCCTAG
- a CDS encoding class II 3-deoxy-7-phosphoheptulonate synthase has product MSTWTPDSWRNKPISQVPAYPDPAALAEAERQLATFPPLVFAGEARDLKARLAAVARGEAFLLQGGDCAESFAEHGADHIRDFFRVFLQMAVVLTHGASKPVVKVGRVAGQFAKPRSADTETIDGVELPSYRGDIINDIGFTEASRLPNPDRMLQAYRQSAATLNLLRAFSMGGYAELTRIHEWTVGFMKGSNWYPRYEEVARKIDDAITFMGALGLNPDNTPALRQTSFFTSHEALLLGYEEALTRRDSITNDWYATSGHMLWIGDRTRQPDAAHVEYFAGIKNPIGIKCGPSLSADDLLRLLDRLNPTDEAGRITLISRYGSDKIADHLPRHIETVQKAGRTVVWCSDPMHGNTIKASTGYKTRPFDRVLSEVKSFFEIHREMGTYAGGVHIEMTGDDVTECTGGSFATVTEASLSDRYHTYCDPRLNASQALELAFLVAEEVHAQKPPRQRLAAGE; this is encoded by the coding sequence ATGAGCACCTGGACCCCCGATAGCTGGCGCAATAAGCCCATCTCCCAGGTTCCGGCCTATCCCGATCCTGCTGCCCTGGCCGAAGCCGAGCGTCAGCTTGCCACATTCCCGCCGCTGGTCTTTGCCGGCGAAGCCCGTGATCTAAAGGCGCGGCTTGCCGCCGTCGCCCGCGGCGAGGCCTTCCTGCTCCAGGGTGGCGACTGCGCCGAGAGCTTTGCCGAGCACGGTGCCGACCATATCCGCGACTTCTTCCGCGTATTCCTGCAGATGGCCGTTGTGCTGACCCATGGCGCATCCAAGCCCGTGGTCAAGGTCGGCCGCGTCGCCGGCCAGTTTGCCAAGCCGCGTTCCGCCGATACCGAAACCATCGACGGCGTCGAACTGCCCTCCTATCGCGGCGACATCATCAACGATATCGGCTTCACCGAGGCCTCGCGCCTGCCCAATCCGGACCGGATGCTGCAGGCGTACCGCCAGTCGGCGGCCACGCTCAACCTGCTGCGCGCCTTCTCCATGGGTGGCTACGCCGAACTGACCCGCATCCACGAATGGACCGTCGGGTTCATGAAGGGCTCCAACTGGTATCCGCGTTACGAGGAAGTCGCCCGCAAGATCGACGACGCCATCACCTTCATGGGTGCCCTCGGCCTCAACCCCGACAATACCCCGGCTCTGCGCCAGACCAGCTTCTTCACCAGCCATGAAGCGCTGCTGCTCGGCTATGAGGAAGCGCTCACCCGTCGCGACTCCATCACCAATGACTGGTACGCCACTTCCGGCCACATGCTCTGGATCGGCGACCGCACCCGCCAGCCCGATGCCGCTCATGTCGAATATTTCGCCGGCATCAAAAATCCCATTGGCATCAAGTGCGGCCCGTCGCTGTCGGCCGATGATCTCCTGCGCCTGCTCGATCGGCTGAACCCAACCGACGAGGCCGGCCGCATCACCCTGATCAGCCGCTACGGCTCCGACAAGATCGCCGATCACCTGCCGCGCCATATCGAAACCGTGCAGAAGGCCGGCCGCACCGTCGTCTGGTGCTCCGATCCCATGCATGGCAACACCATCAAGGCGTCGACCGGCTACAAGACCCGCCCGTTCGACCGGGTTTTGTCCGAAGTTAAGTCCTTCTTCGAAATCCACCGCGAGATGGGCACGTATGCCGGCGGCGTCCATATCGAGATGACCGGCGACGACGTCACCGAATGCACCGGCGGCAGCTTTGCCACCGTTACCGAGGCCTCGCTGTCGGATCGCTACCACACCTATTGCGATCCCCGCCTCAATGCCAGCCAGGCCCTTGAACTGGCCTTCCTCGTCGCCGAAGAAGTCCATGCGCAAAAGCCGCCGCGCCAGCGTCTTGCTGCCGGCGAATAA
- the gor gene encoding glutathione-disulfide reductase — MSADSYDLVVIGAGSGGVRAARMAATYGAKVAIVEEFRVGGTCVIRGCVPKKLYVYASRFHDMFDVASSFGWQVDASFDWPTLVANKEKEITRLESAYTANLEKPGVEIIKDRAVVTGANSVHLVGQDRDLTARYILVATGGHPYIPPIPGAELGITSNEAFDLPALPHSILIEGGGYIAVEFATIFAGLGVNTTIIYRGSRILRTFDDDMAIGLEAGLTDRGIKLIYQTTIKSLAKSGNDIVATFSDGVSAPYGAVMFATGRTPNVKGLGLEKVGVKLTAMGAIAVDAYSQSSVPSIYAVGDVTGRAALTPVAIREGWYFAETVFNNNPLAVDHSQIPTAVFADPEIGVIGLTETEAATHGDIDVYVARFRPMMNTLSTRTERMVLKLIVGANGGKVLGCHILGPGAAEMIQLVAIPLGMAATKADFDRAMALHPSAAEELVTFKAPSYTYRNGQKVGG; from the coding sequence ATGTCCGCCGATAGCTATGATCTTGTTGTCATCGGCGCCGGCTCCGGCGGCGTTCGCGCCGCCCGCATGGCCGCGACCTATGGCGCCAAGGTTGCCATCGTGGAGGAGTTCCGCGTTGGCGGCACCTGCGTCATCCGCGGCTGCGTGCCCAAGAAGCTCTACGTCTATGCCTCGCGCTTCCACGACATGTTCGACGTCGCGTCCAGCTTCGGCTGGCAGGTCGACGCGTCCTTCGATTGGCCCACGCTCGTGGCCAACAAGGAAAAGGAAATCACCCGGCTCGAAAGTGCCTACACGGCCAACCTGGAAAAGCCCGGCGTCGAGATCATCAAGGATCGTGCCGTGGTCACCGGCGCCAACAGCGTCCACCTGGTGGGGCAGGATCGCGACCTGACCGCCAGATACATCCTGGTGGCCACTGGCGGGCATCCCTATATCCCCCCCATCCCGGGCGCCGAGCTGGGCATTACCTCCAACGAGGCCTTTGACCTTCCCGCTCTGCCCCATTCCATTCTCATTGAGGGTGGTGGCTATATCGCGGTGGAATTTGCCACCATCTTCGCCGGCCTTGGCGTCAATACCACCATCATCTATCGAGGCTCGCGCATCCTGCGCACCTTCGATGATGACATGGCCATCGGCCTTGAAGCCGGCCTCACCGACCGCGGGATCAAGCTCATCTACCAGACCACGATCAAATCGCTGGCCAAGTCGGGCAACGACATCGTCGCCACCTTCAGCGATGGCGTCTCCGCCCCCTATGGCGCGGTGATGTTCGCCACGGGCCGCACCCCGAACGTCAAGGGTCTTGGGCTCGAGAAGGTCGGCGTCAAGCTCACGGCCATGGGCGCGATCGCGGTCGACGCCTATTCACAGTCATCCGTGCCCTCGATCTACGCGGTAGGCGATGTCACGGGCCGCGCCGCGCTCACCCCGGTCGCCATCCGGGAGGGCTGGTACTTCGCCGAGACGGTCTTCAACAACAATCCCCTGGCCGTCGATCACAGCCAGATCCCGACCGCCGTATTCGCTGACCCTGAAATCGGCGTCATCGGCCTGACGGAGACCGAAGCCGCCACCCATGGCGATATCGACGTCTATGTTGCGCGCTTCCGGCCCATGATGAACACGCTCTCCACCCGCACCGAGCGGATGGTGCTCAAGCTCATCGTCGGCGCCAATGGCGGCAAGGTCCTTGGCTGCCACATCCTGGGCCCGGGCGCCGCCGAGATGATCCAGCTCGTCGCCATCCCCTTGGGCATGGCCGCCACCAAAGCCGATTTCGACCGCGCCATGGCCCTCCATCCCAGCGCCGCCGAGGAACTGGTGACCTTCAAGGCCCCCAGCTACACCTATCGCAACGGGCAGAAGGTGGGCGGCTGA
- a CDS encoding DUF2059 domain-containing protein, whose product MTSMIMRAKALLAVALSAAIIAVAAPAAAQEVPPDQLALARKYVELTDSAGVYEIALVDIGMGTLSQLTTQNPELAKEIDLAIGAVLETYQSRKGELLDQFARVYATRFTVEELQEIVTFYESPTGQKLASANTEVNSDLQAVLQVFTNNTRSEFYAKVRAELRAKGFDV is encoded by the coding sequence ATGACCAGTATGATCATGCGCGCCAAGGCGCTGCTGGCCGTGGCGCTGAGCGCCGCCATTATCGCCGTGGCTGCGCCGGCAGCCGCACAGGAAGTTCCGCCCGACCAGCTCGCTCTGGCGCGCAAATATGTCGAGCTCACCGATAGCGCGGGTGTCTACGAGATCGCGCTGGTCGACATCGGCATGGGCACGCTGAGCCAGCTGACGACACAGAACCCCGAACTGGCCAAGGAAATCGATCTGGCGATCGGCGCCGTGCTGGAGACCTATCAGAGCCGCAAGGGTGAACTGCTCGACCAGTTCGCGCGCGTCTATGCCACGCGCTTCACTGTTGAAGAGCTCCAGGAGATCGTCACCTTCTATGAATCGCCCACCGGCCAGAAGCTTGCCTCGGCCAATACCGAGGTCAATTCCGACCTCCAGGCGGTCCTGCAGGTATTCACCAACAACACGCGTTCCGAATTCTACGCCAAGGTCCGCGCCGAACTCCGCGCCAAGGGTTTCGACGTCTGA
- the rpiA gene encoding ribose-5-phosphate isomerase RpiA: MSEDLKRQAAAMALTNLRPGMRLGLGTGSTARHFVDLLGEKVAAGFDCICVPTSEVTARQALSLNIPLSDLETLDRLDLTVDGADEIDPDLNLIKGAGGALLREKIVAAASDAMVVIADDSKLVPALGPRFPLPIEVNRFGLGATQRAVADVMARHGAQGPLRLRETAPGSPYVTDGGHLLLDAFFGRISQPEALSRDLLDIAGVVQHGLFLKMCKTAYVATPDGVRTLTSGTN, encoded by the coding sequence ATGAGCGAAGATCTGAAGCGTCAGGCCGCTGCGATGGCGTTGACCAACCTGCGACCCGGCATGCGCCTGGGTCTGGGGACGGGCTCCACGGCTCGGCACTTCGTCGACCTGCTGGGCGAAAAGGTTGCTGCCGGGTTCGATTGCATCTGTGTGCCGACCTCCGAAGTCACCGCGCGCCAGGCGCTCTCCCTCAATATCCCGCTGTCTGATCTCGAAACGCTGGACCGGCTCGACCTGACCGTCGATGGCGCCGACGAGATCGACCCCGATCTCAACCTCATCAAGGGGGCCGGTGGCGCCCTGTTGCGGGAGAAGATCGTCGCCGCGGCTTCCGACGCGATGGTCGTGATCGCGGACGACTCCAAGCTGGTTCCCGCGCTGGGTCCGCGCTTCCCCCTGCCGATCGAGGTCAATCGTTTTGGCCTGGGTGCCACCCAGCGCGCGGTGGCCGACGTCATGGCCAGGCATGGCGCCCAGGGCCCGCTGCGCCTGCGCGAAACCGCGCCTGGCTCCCCCTATGTGACGGACGGGGGACATCTCCTGCTGGATGCTTTTTTTGGCCGTATTTCGCAGCCAGAAGCGCTGTCGCGCGACTTGCTCGACATTGCCGGGGTTGTACAGCACGGGCTGTTCCTCAAAATGTGCAAGACGGCTTATGTGGCGACCCCGGATGGCGTAAGAACCCTGACGAGCGGCACGAACTGA